One Prunus dulcis chromosome 8, ALMONDv2, whole genome shotgun sequence DNA window includes the following coding sequences:
- the LOC117638587 gene encoding protein DETOXIFICATION 45, chloroplastic-like: MAATQFRGGALSGGLTTRVSDHIPTTKRARLFNSLNQSEAGKFGALSGGKDLSNANVVGGCSLSATHRALCSPLLTRRRRPCFPVVANQLSSDVGVGSSEVKEKLALEEEQALINGGSDDLTCLSLSNIPISQTYSPDVKSELFMLSLPAMLGQAIDPLAQLMETAYIGRLGSVELASAGISMNIFNYISKLFNIPLLSVATSFVAEDLAKSESIASTSENGWLGDITNGKPERTDGVTERKQLSSVSTALLLSVGIGIFEAVALSLGSGLFLNMMAISMVGSLI, translated from the exons ATGGCGGCTACCCAATTCAGAGGTGGCGCACTTTCTGGCGGATTAACCACTAGAGTCAGTGACCATATTCCAACAACTAAGAGAGCAAGGTTGTTTAATTCATTGAACCAAAGCGAAGCTGGTAAATTTGGAGCACTAAGTGGTGGGAAGGATTTGAGCAATGCCAATGTTGTGGGGGGCTGTAGTCTGTCTGCTACACACCGAGCACTGTGCTCCCCGCTATTGACACGTCGCCGAAGACCCTGTTTCCCAGTGGTGGCTAATCAGTTGAGTTCTGATGTTGGTGTCGGTTCTTCTGAGGTTAAGGAAAAGTTAGCTTTAGAGGAAGAGCAAGCTCTCATAAATGGAGGGAGTGATGACCT TACCTGTCTATCGTTGAGCAACATTCCTATCAGTCAAACATATTCTCCAGATGTCAAAAGTGAGCTGTTTATGCTTTCTTTACCTGCAATGTTGGGTCAGGCCATTGATCCCTTAGCACAGCTAATGGAGACTGCTTACATTGGTAGATTGG GTTCTGTGGAGTTGGCTTCAGCTGGTATTTCAATGAACATCTTCAATTATATATCAAAGCTATTTAATATCCCTCTCCTCAGTGTTGCTACATCTTTTGTTGCTGAAGATCTTGCAAAGAGTGAAAGTATAGCTTCTACTTCAG AAAATGGTTGGCTAGGAGACATTACTAATGGTAAACCCGAACGTACTGATGGAGTAACTGAGAGAAAGCAGCTATCTTCAGTGTCTACAGCTTTACTATTATCAGTGGGGATTGGGATTTTTGAGGCCGTAGCCTTGTCTTTGGGATCTGGATTGTTTCTGAATATGATGGCCATATCAATGGTAGGTTCCCTGATCTAA
- the LOC117638126 gene encoding glycerol-3-phosphate acyltransferase 9: protein MSSPGKLNSSSSELDLDRPNIEDYLPSGASIQQEPHGKLRLRDLLDISPTLTEAAGAIIDDSFTRCFKSNPPEPWNWNVYLFPLWCFGVVVRYFILFPARVLVLTIGWIIFLSSFIPVHFLLKGHDKLRKNLERCLVELICSFFVASWTGVVKYHGPRPSMRPKQVFVANHTSMIDFIILEQMTAFAVIMQKHPGWVGLLQSTILESVGCIWFNRSEAKDREIVTKKLRDHVLGVDNNPLLIFPEGTCVNNHYTVMFKKGAFELGCSVCPVAIKYNKIFVDAFWNSKKQSFTMHLLQLMTSWAVVCDVWYLEPQNIRPGESPIEFAERVRDIISTRAGLKKVPWDGYLKYSRPSPKHRERKQQSFAESMLRRLEEK, encoded by the exons ATGAGCAGCCCCGGGAAGCTCAACTCCTCAAGCTCCGAATTGGACCTGGATCGCCCCAACATCGAAGATTATCTCCCTTCCGGAGCCTCCATCCAACAAGAACCACACGGAAAGCTTCGCCT GCGTGATTTGCTCGACATATCGCCTACCCTTACAGAGGCTGCTGGAGCCATTATCGAT GACTCATTCACACGGTGCTTTAAGTCGAATCCTCCAGAGCCATGGAACTGGAATGTGTATTTGTTCCCTTTGTGGTGTTTTGGAGTGGTGGTTCGCTACTTCATTCTATTTCCTGCGAG GGTTCTAGTATTGACTATCGGATGGATAATTTTCCTTTCATCCTTCATTCCAGTGCACTTCTTGCTGAAAGGCCATGataaattgagaaaaaatttAGAG agGTGTTTGGTGGAGTTGATTTGTAGCTTCTTTGTTGCCTCTTGGACTGGGGTTGTAAAGTACCATGGGCCACGGCCTAGCATGAGGCCTAAGCAG GTTTTTGTGGCCAATCACACTTCCATGATTGATTTCATCATCTTAGAGCAAATGACTGCATTTGCTGTAATTATGCAAAAGCATCCTGGATGGGTTG GATTGTTGCAAAGCACTATTTTGGAGAGTGTAGGGTGCATTTGGTTCAATCGTTCAGAGGCAAAGGATCGGGAAATTGTTACAAAGAA ATTAAGGGATCATGTGCTGGGGGTTGACAATAACCCTCTCCTTATATTTCCTGAAGGAACATGTGTAAACAATCACTACACAGTTATGTTTAAGAAG GGTGCATTTGAGCTTGGCTGCTCAGTTTGCCCTGTCGCAATCAAGTACAACAAAATTTTCGTTGATGCTTTTTGGAACAGCAAAAA GCAGTCCTTCACAATGCATCTGCTACAGCTTATGACGTCATGGGCTGTTGTTTGTGATGTGTGGTATTTGGAGCCTCAAAATATTAGGCCTGGGGAGTCCCCCATTGAATTTGCAGAGAG GGTTAGAGATATAATTTCTACTCGAGCAGGACTTAAGAAGGTCCCATGGGATGGTTACCTGAAATACTCTCGCCCAAGCCCAAAGCACAGAGAGCGAAA gCAACAAAGCTTTGCCGAGTCCATGCTTCGGCGCTTAGAGGAAAAGTGA
- the LOC117636347 gene encoding lysM domain-containing GPI-anchored protein 2-like, producing MAFSFSFSFCLSTPTIPTLLFTLSLLLSFLTTPASSATFNCSATTTCQSLIDYVPQNTTTLNAIKTLFNISHLRTLLGANNLLLTTALTQNVTALQKILIPFTCLCSNGTGVSNKRPQYIVKPGDDLDHIATVVFSRLVKYQEIAAVNKIPDPSQIRIGQKLWIPLPCSCDEVNGERVVHYGHVVEAGSSVEAIATKYGTDQETLLRINGIADPKTLQANQVLDVPLKACSSSVSNNSLDAPLLVSNNTYVFTANNCVKCQCSSANNWTLQCEPSTVNSTGCPAMQCQGSSQLFLGNTTTSGCDQTTCTYAGYTNKTDILITLATQSTCAAPPPDNKNNASRMGLQGSSWSFLFAAIHLALLFLHVLQ from the exons atggctttctctttctctttctctttctgtcTCTCCACACCTACCATACCCACACTCCTCTTCACCCTCTCCCTCCTCCTCTCATTTCTTACCACACCCGCCTCCTCCGCCACCTTCAACTGCTCCGCCACCACTACCTGCCAGTCCCTCATCGACTACGTCCCCCAAAACACCACAACCCTCAACGCCATCAAAACCCTCTTCAACATTTCCCACCTCCGCACCCTTCTCGGAGCCAACAACCTCCTCCTCACTACCGCCCTGACCCAAAACGTAACCGCCCTCCAAAAGATCCTCATCCCTTTCACGTGCCTCTGCTCCAACGGCACCGGCGTCTCCAACAAACGCCCGCAGTACATCGTGAAGCCCGGCGACGACCTCGACCACATCGCTACGGTCGTGTTCTCGAGGCTCGTGAAGTACCAGGAAATTGCGGCGGTGAATAAAATTCCCGACCCGAGTCAGATTCGAATCGGGCAGAAGCTGTGGATCCCGCTGCCGTGCAGCTGCGACGAGGTGAACGGCGAGAGGGTGGTTCATTATGGACACGTGGTGGAAGCTGGGAGCTCGGTGGAGGCAATCGCGACCAAGTACGGGACGGACCAGGAGACTCTGCTGAGGATCAATGGCATTGCAGATCCCAAGACCCTTCAGGCCAATCAAGTCCTCGATGTTCCTCTCAAAG cTTGTTCATCTTCGGTATCAAATAACTCATTAGATGCCCCTTTACTTGTTTCCAACAACACCTACGTCTTCACTGCCAACAATTGCGTGAAATGCCAGTGTAGTTCTGCGAACAATTGGAC CTTGCAGTGTGAGCCATCCACTGTGAATTCAACTGGATGCCCTGCGATGCAATGCCAAGGTTCGAGTCAGCTATTTCTTGGCAACACCACGACTTCCGGTTGCGATCAAACAACCTGTACCTATGCTGGTTATACTAACAAGACCGATATTCTTATCACCCTGGCAACACAGTCTACTTGTGCAG CTCCTCCTCCTGATAATAAGAACAACGCGTCAAGGATGGGTTTGCAAGGCTCCAGTTGGAGCTTCCTTTTCGCGGCAATTCACTTGgcgcttctttttcttcatgttcTTCAGTGA
- the LOC117636483 gene encoding TMV resistance protein N-like: MDSTSFVAAVDTDIPPLQEKYDVFLSFRGEDTRKTFTSHLHAALLRKNIDTYIDRRLERGDEIAPALLKAIERSKIALVIFSEDYASSTWCLKELVHILGCKKSHGQIVIPIFYRIDPSHVRKQQGTCALEDRPLKRSRDEVANWRAALEEAANMSGFPYSSRTGRTEADFVEEVVQDVLTKLNRESSSDLRGLFGIQRKIEKIESLLCLDTPGVCCVGIWGMGGIGKTTLADAVFHRHSSKFEVCCFLANVRENSEQTNGLHQLRNKLVGEILKEKDVNIDTPSIPPHIQVRLGRPKALIVLDDVNARKQLEYLVGDDDRFCQGSRIIITARDKGLLEQKVDQEKIYSVEGLGSDEALELFHSHAFGNKSPTTDYTELSREVVDYIKGIPLALKVMGSSFRRCKSKQEWEVQWKKVKQFPNEEIDQVLRISYDGLGKNEKEIFLDIACFHKGYLRKDVEIILDSCDCFGEVGINDLIDRSLISISQDMRFKKLGEASSGGQIVEMQSVERIEMHDLVQEMGRAIARKQGSRLFNADDVYNALTNNQRDGHVQAISFDMDEIEKPRLKDANFKKMYQLRWLRVSSPDRWSGSLHLPNSLRYLDWVGYPWESLPSKFSAQNLLALDTPHSDFGVLLWNEDQSPVNLKRVNLQFCRYLTEVPNLSQCLNIEHIDLEGCESLVEIPSYFQHLGKLTYLNLSRCYKIKNLPEMPCNLEFLDLSWTRIEELPSSVWSHEKISHLDIRNCGHLKSLPSNSCKLKLSNSFGLKGCKSLCEMWELPRNTTVLELSGTTIKELRNTSIESLVRLTAIELIDCKSLVSLPTNIWKLKSLESLYLSGCSNFQHFPEISEAMEHLEFLNLSGTMVKEVPPSIGNLVALRKLDLSGCSKFQHFPEISEAMKHLEFLNLSGTMVKEVPPSIGNLVALRKLNLSMTEIKSIPASIKQAAQLSHLCLNGCKSLESLPEFPPLLQCLEVSACISLRTVSSSSTALAQGWEKYIFSQGLHEKHVFSDCRRLDENARSNILGDAQLRIMRMATASSKFKDDKIEQPSYDSDDSYDDFVEEQPSYDSDDSYDDFVEEFSLKRSFVAIRCCGNEIPKWFSHKSEGCSIKIELPRDWFSTDFLGFALSFVVVAATRCMEIGCKYNFKTSNGESHEVSHYLYNLFPTDSTLPIVEDSNGVFVWWYNNVFEEVVKGAESPTAFYKLVTEVNVDFAVSPELFQKVEKCGICLLYGKDAEMIKQRAL, encoded by the exons ATGGACTCCACTTCTTTTGTTGCTGCTGTTGATACTGATATCCCCCCTCTTCAAGAAAAGTACGATGTGTTTCTTAGTTTCAGAGGTGAAGACACACGCAAGACTTTTACCAGCCATCTTCACGCGGCTTTACTTCGGAAGAACATTGACACCTACATAGATCGCAGGCTCGAGAGAGGAGATGAAATTGCTCCTGCCCTTCTAAAAGCAATCGAGAGATCGAAAATTGCACTAGTCATTTTCTCAGAAGACTATGCTTCTTCCACATGGTGTTTGAAAGAACTTGTGCATATACTTGGATGCAAGAAAAGCCATGGACAGATTGTTATACCCATTTTTTATCGCATAGATCCATCACATGTACGAAAACAGCAGGGAACTTGTGCACTTGAAGATCGTCCACTTAAGCGCAGTAGGGATGAGGTGGCCAACTGGAGGGCTGCTTTGGAGGAAGCAGCCAATATGTCTGGGTTTCCTTATTCCAGCAGAACAGG GAGGACAGAGGCCGATTTTGTTGAGGAAGTTGTCCAAGATgttttgaccaaattgaatcGGGAATCGTCAAGTGATTTGAGGGGCCTGTTTGGAATTCAAaggaaaattgagaaaattgagTCGTTATTATGCTTGGATACACCAGGTGTTTGCTGTGTAGGTATTTGGGGCATGGGTGGTATTGGCAAGACCACCCTCGCTGATGCTGTATTTCACAGGCACTCCTCTaaatttgaagtttgttgttttcttgcaAATGTCAGGGAGAACTCAGAACAAACGAATGGACTACATCAGTTGCGAAATAAACTTGTTGGTGAGAtattaaaggaaaaagatgTAAATATCGACACTCCGTCCATACCACCTCATATTCAAGTTAGGCTCGGGCGTCCTAAGGCGCTCATTGTTCTTGATGATGTGAATGCTCGAAAACAACTAGAATATCTTGTTGGTGATGATGATCGGTTTTGCCAAGGAAGTCGAATCATTATAACTGCTAGAGATAAAGGCCTACTTGAGCAAAAAGTTGACCAAGAAAAGATATACAGTGTTGAGGGATTAGGTTCTGATGAAGCTCTTGAGCTCTTTCACTCGCATGCTTTTGGAAATAAGTCCCCAACAACAGATTACACTGAGTTGTCAAGAGAGGTGGTGGATTATATTAAGGGCATTCCATTAGCTCTTAAAGTTATGGGGTCCTCATTCCGTCGTTGCAAGAGCAAACAAGAGTGGGAAGTTCAATGGAAAAAAGTGAAACAATTTCCAAACGAAGAAATCGATCAAGTGTTGAGAATAAGTTACGATGGATTAGGAAAAAATGAGAAGGAGATATTTCTTGATATAGCATGTTTTCATAAAGGCTATTTGAGGAAAGATGTAGAAATAATTTTAGATAGTTGTGATTGCTTTGGGGAAGTGGGAATCAATGATCTTATTGATAGGTCTCTCATATCAATTTCACAAGATATGAGGTTTAAAAAATTGGGAGAGGCATCCTCAGGAGGACAGATAGTAGAGATGCAGTCAGTAGAACGGATAGAGATGCATGATTTGGTGCAGGAAATGGGTAGGGCAATTGCTCGAAAACAAGGCAGTAGGTTGTTTAATGCAGATGATGTCTATAATGCGTTGACAAATAACCAG AGAGATGGACATGTTCAAGCCATATCCTTTGACATGGATGAGATTGAAAAGCCACGCTTGAAAGATGCAAACTTCAAAAAGATGTATCAACTCAGATGGCTACGTGTTAGTTCTCCAGATCGTTGGAgtggttctcttcatcttcccaATTCTCTTAGATATCTTGACTGGGTGGGATATCCTTGGGAATCTTTGCCATCAAAATTTTCTGCTCAAAATCTTCTTGCCCTTGATACGCCGCACAGTGACTTTGGGGTGCTACTGTGGAATGAAGACCag AGTCCAGTGAACTTAAAACGTGTCAATCTTCAGTTCTGCCGATATCTAACTGAAGTCCCAAATCTCTCTCAGTGTCTAAATATTGAGCATATAGATCTGGAAGGCTGTGAAAGTTTGGTTGAAATTCCTTCGTATTTTCAACATCTTGGCAAGCTTACTTATCTTAACCTTTCGAGGTGCTACAAGATCAAAAATCTTCCCGAGATGCCATGCAATCTTGAATTCTTAGATTTGTCTTGGACAAGAATTGAGGAATTGCCTTCATCAGTTTGGTCTCACGAAAAAATATCTCACTTAGATATTAGAAATTGTGGACACCTTAAGAGTCTTCCAAGCAACAGTTGTAAGCTGAAACTTTCGAATTCTTTTGGTCTAAAGGGCTGCAAATCTCTTTGCGAGATGTGGGAGCTTCCCAGGAATACAACAGTGCTAGAGCTGAGTGGTacaacaataaaagaattgaGGAATACATCAATAGAATCTCTTGTTCGTCTCACTGCAATTGAACTGATCGATTGCAAAAGCCTTGTGAGTCTTCCAACGAACATTTGGAAGTTGAAATCTCTGGAGAGCCTTTATCTCAGTGGTTGCTCTAACTTTCAACACTTCCCAGAAATCTCAGAGGCTATGGAACATCTGGAGTTTCTAAATTTATCAGGTACAATGGTGAAAGAGGTACCCCCATCAATTGGAAATCTAGTTGCGCTTCGAAAATTAGATCTCAGTGGTTGCTCTAAATTTCAACACTTCCCAGAAATCTCGGAGGCTATGAAACATCTGGAGTTTCTAAATTTATCAGGTACAATGGTGAAAGAGGTACCCCCATCAATTGGAAATCTAGTTGCGCTTCGAAAATTAAATCTGAGTATGACCGAAATTAAGAGCATACCTGCAAGCATCAAACAAGCTGCTCAGCTGTCTCACCTGTGCCTCAATGGTTGCAAGAGCCTTGAATCTTTACCAGAGTTCCCCCCATTGCTGCAATGTCTTGAAGTATCAGCTTGCATATCACTGAGGACAGTGTCAAGTTCAAGCACTGCACTCGCACAAGGTtgggaaaaatatatattttctcaaGGGCTTCATGAGAAACATGTATTTTCTGATTGCAGAAGATTGGATGAGAATGCACGAAGCAACATATTGGGTGATGCACAGCTCAGAATTATGCGGATGGCAACTGCATCGTCGAAGTTTAAAGATGACAAAATTGAACAACCATCATATGATTCGGATGATAGCTATGATGATTTTGTAGAGGAACAACCATCATATGATTCGGATGATAGCTATGATGATTTTGTagag GAATTTTCACTCAAGAGATCTTTTGTTGCCATTAGATGTTGTGGGaatgaaattccaaaatgGTTCAGCCATAAAAGTGAGGGATGTTCAATAAAGATTGAGCTTCCTCGTGATTGGTTTAGCACAGATTTCTTGGGTTTCGCTCtatcttttgttgttgttgctgctacACGTTGCATGGAGATTGGATGCAAGTACAACTTCAAAACTAGTAATGGTGAAAGCCATGAAGTCAGCCattatttgtataatctgTTCCCCACTGATAGTACCCTTCCAATTGTGGAAGATTCAAATGGGGTGTTTGTGTGGTGGTATAATAATGTCTTTGAAGAAGTTGTAAAGGGAGCTGAAAGCCCCACTGCGTTTTACAAACTTGTTACTGAGGTCAATGTTGACTTCGCCGTAAGCCCCGAACTCTTTCAGAAGGTGGAAAAGTGTGGGATATGTCTGTTGTATGGCAAAGATGCTGAGATGATAAAGCAGAGGGCTTTGTAG
- the LOC117637999 gene encoding plant UBX domain-containing protein 1-like, whose product MADVSSPISFKRRRLIGNLHHTLAEEAKRNPTVEGADGFYEFTAEDYYRLRKTKKEDKFLKTQKMREAEQAKCRSRLTKAVIRVRFPDNHTLEATFHPSDKIQSLVDHLKKVAARPELPFYLFTAPPKEVIRDMSMDFYSAGFVPGANVHLSYGIPN is encoded by the coding sequence ATGGCTGATGTTTCTTCTCCAATCTCTTTCAAAAGACGGCGGCTCATCGGCAACCTTCATCACACCTTGGCCGAAGAAGCCAAGCGCAACCCTACTGTGGAGGGTGCAGATGGGTTTTATGAGTTCACCGCAGAGGATTATTACCGGCTTCGGAAGACCAAGAAGGAAGACAAGTTTTTGAAAACACAGAAGATGAGGGAGGCAGAGCAGGCAAAGTGCAGGTCAAGGTTGACCAAGGCTGTGATTAGGGTTAGGTTTCCTGATAATCACACATTGGAGGCAACTTTTCATCCGTCGGATAAAATCCAGAGCTTGGTTGATCATCTGAAGAAAGTTGCTGCTCGACCAGAATTACCCTTCTACTTATTTACTGCTCCTCCCAAGGAGGTGATCAGAGACATGTCAATGGATTTTTACTCTGCTGGGTTTGTTCCTGGGGCGAACGTGCATCTTTCATATGGCATACCTAATTAG